Proteins co-encoded in one Arachis hypogaea cultivar Tifrunner chromosome 11, arahy.Tifrunner.gnm2.J5K5, whole genome shotgun sequence genomic window:
- the LOC112723878 gene encoding uncharacterized protein, whose protein sequence is MRAMAGGEKTPCLEAAVVLATGSAAVMYGRARRREFGSRTGERDLRLGWESNHRVQPPFVSPALPSPELPPSKRDSCRRRCRCRRRELHLCDSGRREWFRDFWDRRRSLWLFLPSPENPAVAGV, encoded by the exons ATGCGAGCCATGGCCGGAGGGGAGAAGACGCCGTGTCTGGAAGCCGCCGTCGTCCTCGCCACAGGGTCAGCCGCTGTCATGTATGGCAGAGCCAGAAGAAGAGAGTTCGGGAGCAGAACAGGCGAGAGAGATCTGAGGCTGGGTTGGGAGTCCAACCACCGCGTCCAGCCGCCGTTTGTGTCGCCGGCGCTGCCTTCGCCGGAGCTGCCACCGTCAAAAAGGGATTCATGCCGCCGCAGGTGTCGCTGCCGGAGAAGGGAGCTGCATCTCTGTGACTCCGGCCGCCGGGAGTGGTTCCGTGACTTCTGGGACCGCCGCCGAAGCCTCTGGCTGTTTCTGCCGTCACCGGAGAATCCTGCCG TCGCCGGAGTCTGA